In the Methanosphaera stadtmanae DSM 3091 genome, TCACTAAAGAAACTTAATGCACTTGAAGTATCAACAGAGAATTTATTTCTAATAGTACTACTTCCCTGATTTAAATAATTTCGCCCATTATTTAAATAATTTCTATTGTTACTACTTCTATAATAAGTATTTCTAGTATTTTCATGTTTTCTTTTTGAAAATAATGAACGTTTATTATTTTGATGTGGATTTAAGCTAGCTGGTTTAACTTTTCCTGGTTCATAATAGTCGTATGGATCATAATCATCTTCATCTACAGTAGGTTCTGTTACAATTGTACGTTTTTTAGCATAGTTTTTAGCTATTTTTATTAAACCTTTCCTATCAATTAATTTTATATTCCGTTTTTGAGCATAAAGAGCAGCACCATGAGTATAGCTACTTGTAGTAAATATGATAATTTTTGAAGCATGGGTAGCTTTTTTTGCAAATTCCATTTCTTTTAATACATCTAATCCGATTTTCCATGGTTCTTCATAGTTTTTACAAGCAACTACAACACCAACATCGCCAACTGATGTTTCAAGAAGACCATATATATCAATAATTTGATCAGATATTTTATAGTTCTTTTTAATTTTAAAACCACTATCTTCCATAATAGTAGCAATAAAATTCACTAATCGTTCTTTTTCCAAGTTTCTCCCTCTTTGCATTTAAGATTGTTTATTATTCTATAGTCAAATATATGTGGATAACATTACTATTGATTTATGTTTTATTAATTCATCTATTATAATTTAACTATTATTTTTAAAATAATTATTAATGAGTTTAACATACATATATAATATGAATATCTTAATAACAAATGACGATGGCTTAACATCTAATGGAATTATTGCTGCAAGAAACTCTGTAGAAGATCTTGGACAAACAACATTGGTAGCACCATTAACTCAACAAAGTGGTGTAGGTCATGCAATAACATTAATGAAACCATTAAGAGCAATTAAAACAGAATTAAGTGATAAAACATATGGATATGCTGTTACAGGAACTCCAACAGATTGTGTTATTCTTGCTGTAAAAAGCATCATGGATAAAAAACCTGATCTAATTATTTCTGGTATGAATATTGGTGAAAATTTATCTAGATCAATTACCACATCTGGAACTCTTGGAGCAACTTTTGAAGCGGCTTCATTTGGAATTCCTGCAATTGCAGTATCATTACAAGTAAATAGGGAAGATTTAAAATTTAGAACAGGTGTTAATTTTATAGATTACTCTCATGCAGAATCAATAGTTAATAAACTAGCAAAAAAAGTAATAAAACATGGCATGCCTGAAGGAGTGGATATTTTAAATTTAAATATACCTGCAAACCCTGATTCTGATGAAATTATACAGTCTAACTTTGCAGATAGAATGTTTTCAACTGATGTTGAAAAAAGAATAGATCCATATGGACATCCATATTATTGGATTGTAGGCGATTTAATTGATGATGGTATTGAAGGAACAGATGTACATACATTACATATTTTAAATCAACCTGCAGTAACACCAATTTCAATAGATATGGATGCACAAGTAAATATATCCAAATGGTTAGATTAATTATTCATATATTACATCAATTCCCATTATTTTATCTACTTTATTTTTTTCTATATCATAAGCAATGTAACTACTACCTATAGCTCCACTATCACTACCTAAAACATAAACTGGACAGATTCTTTCTATTTTTTCTTTAATCATTCCACTAATATTAATGGGACTTGTCATACATCCACCAGAACCTGTAAGAACAATACCATCAATCTTATTTTCCATAATACCATACAAACCATAAATTTCCATAATAACACTCATAACAAGACTACGTATTGCAAGAAGACCTTTTTTGTCGTTATGAAGAGCTTTTTCTAGGATATCATCCTTTACATTGTTAATTTGAGAATCAACACAAGCAATTTTTGAAATACCAGCATGTGAAAAAGCTTCATTTGCAGTTTTTTTTCCAGAATCAATATCACGTATCATGTCAAGATCAAGTGGTCCATGAATAAAACCCATAGCACCAACACAAGCATCCATGGCACCTTTTATTTTACCATCTTCCACAAGAATACACACAGTATTAGAACTAATATCTGCAATAATCATATTTTTAAAACCAGTTTTAAGATAGGCATAATATGATAAACTTACCTTTTCAGGACTTCCACAATGTGAATAACTAGCTCTAAAACGATCATCTAAGAATTCACATCCACTATGTAATCCAGGTATAAGTACTGATGGT is a window encoding:
- a CDS encoding restriction endonuclease, with translation MEKERLVNFIATIMEDSGFKIKKNYKISDQIIDIYGLLETSVGDVGVVVACKNYEEPWKIGLDVLKEMEFAKKATHASKIIIFTTSSYTHGAALYAQKRNIKLIDRKGLIKIAKNYAKKRTIVTEPTVDEDDYDPYDYYEPGKVKPASLNPHQNNKRSLFSKRKHENTRNTYYRSSNNRNYLNNGRNYLNQGSSTIRNKFSVDTSSALSFFSEHTIVYMLLLIVISTIISYILTNLTAGPYTGIGKIATNAIVCYCGLLLINKNLSDVLFKGSIIFFISIIISIVMLTV
- the surE gene encoding 5'/3'-nucleotidase SurE, with amino-acid sequence MNILITNDDGLTSNGIIAARNSVEDLGQTTLVAPLTQQSGVGHAITLMKPLRAIKTELSDKTYGYAVTGTPTDCVILAVKSIMDKKPDLIISGMNIGENLSRSITTSGTLGATFEAASFGIPAIAVSLQVNREDLKFRTGVNFIDYSHAESIVNKLAKKVIKHGMPEGVDILNLNIPANPDSDEIIQSNFADRMFSTDVEKRIDPYGHPYYWIVGDLIDDGIEGTDVHTLHILNQPAVTPISIDMDAQVNISKWLD
- a CDS encoding methanogenesis marker 12 protein; its protein translation is MKYYMGMDHGTTAISFEIIDENKEEVSYFKLNRDKLSKKEIFFKDIINDKIDIKKVKLLAMTYAMGDGISKITPIDLVKDRGIQSINGAGKVTGGGTTVYEDIMELNIPSVLIPGLHSGCEFLDDRFRASYSHCGSPEKVSLSYYAYLKTGFKNMIIADISSNTVCILVEDGKIKGAMDACVGAMGFIHGPLDLDMIRDIDSGKKTANEAFSHAGISKIACVDSQINNVKDDILEKALHNDKKGLLAIRSLVMSVIMEIYGLYGIMENKIDGIVLTGSGGCMTSPINISGMIKEKIERICPVYVLGSDSGAIGSSYIAYDIEKNKVDKIMGIDVIYE